A genomic segment from Micromonospora echinaurantiaca encodes:
- a CDS encoding AMIN-like domain-containing (lipo)protein: MRIRSALTALVVVLAGLVAGAGTGTAATTTTAAATGSPYCGITWGSGAKSAGTLSTAPLVEVRTGRHDCYDRVVFEFDGAVTGYTVTYGETWTEGEGLPLSPYTAGDELLRVSLQAPAYDDEHLATVPYRVGEHAANVLRYRTLRDVVFGGSFEGYTTFAVGVRARLPFRVFVLSGPGTHSRIVLDVAHQWQQ, from the coding sequence ATGAGGATCAGGAGCGCGCTCACGGCGCTGGTGGTCGTGCTTGCCGGCCTGGTCGCCGGCGCGGGCACCGGCACCGCGGCGACCACCACCACCGCGGCGGCGACCGGGTCGCCGTACTGCGGGATCACCTGGGGCAGCGGGGCGAAGTCGGCCGGCACGCTGAGCACCGCCCCGCTGGTCGAGGTACGCACCGGCCGGCACGACTGCTACGACCGGGTGGTGTTCGAGTTCGACGGTGCGGTGACCGGCTACACGGTCACCTACGGCGAGACCTGGACCGAGGGCGAGGGGCTGCCGCTGTCGCCGTACACCGCCGGGGACGAGCTGCTGCGGGTCTCCCTGCAGGCCCCGGCGTACGACGACGAGCACCTGGCCACCGTGCCGTACCGGGTCGGCGAGCACGCGGCGAACGTGCTGCGCTACCGGACCCTGCGGGACGTGGTCTTCGGGGGCAGCTTCGAGGGCTACACCACATTCGCCGTCGGCGTGCGGGCCCGGCTGCCGTTCCGGGTGTTCGTGCTCAGCGGCCCCGGCACGCACAGCCGGATCGTGCTCGACGTCGCCCACCAGTGGCAGCAGTGA
- a CDS encoding response regulator transcription factor: MEGHVLVVEDDASIREVTALGLRRAGFRVSTAVDGREALAAWRARPVDLIVLDVMLPGLDGFEVCREIRRTSQVPVLMLTARTDTIDVVVGLESGADDYLRKPFDLPELVARVRSVLRRATAPAAPEVFTVGGLEIDPASFVARKDGRDLPLTATEFRLLLELARRPGQVFTRELLLERVWNHSYLGDSRLVDVAVQRLRAKVEDDPAHPRLVRTVRGAGYKLSTA, from the coding sequence ATGGAGGGCCACGTGCTGGTGGTCGAGGACGACGCCTCCATCCGGGAGGTCACCGCCCTGGGGCTGCGCCGTGCCGGTTTCCGGGTCAGCACCGCCGTCGACGGCCGGGAGGCACTCGCGGCGTGGCGGGCCCGGCCGGTCGACCTGATCGTGCTCGACGTCATGCTCCCCGGCCTGGACGGCTTCGAGGTGTGCCGGGAGATCCGGCGCACCAGCCAGGTGCCCGTCCTGATGCTGACCGCCCGCACCGACACCATCGACGTGGTGGTCGGCCTGGAGTCCGGCGCCGACGACTACCTGCGCAAGCCGTTCGACCTGCCGGAGCTGGTGGCCCGGGTCCGCTCGGTGCTGCGCCGGGCCACCGCGCCGGCCGCGCCCGAGGTGTTCACCGTCGGCGGGCTGGAGATCGACCCGGCCAGCTTCGTCGCCCGCAAGGACGGCCGGGACCTGCCGCTGACCGCCACCGAGTTCCGGCTACTGCTGGAGCTGGCCCGCCGACCCGGGCAGGTCTTCACCCGGGAGCTGCTGCTGGAGCGGGTGTGGAACCACAGCTACCTCGGCGACAGCCGACTGGTCGACGTGGCGGTGCAGCGGCTGCGGGCCAAGGTCGAGGACGACCCGGCCCACCCCCGGCTGGTCCGCACCGTGCGCGGCGCCGGCTACAAGCTGTCCACGGCGTGA